From the genome of Mustela lutreola isolate mMusLut2 chromosome 16, mMusLut2.pri, whole genome shotgun sequence, one region includes:
- the C16H16orf46 gene encoding uncharacterized protein C16orf46 homolog, translating into MDLCQKNETESENSENNEIHSPEETELTYTCPDERSEKNHVCCLLSISDITLEQDEKAMESVIGTGWEEAVQGWGRTSPTACIWPRKKLKKARVGEGAGSCLLCGSLSQGSAEARPQVEAEKLGSGAPAEVGLEKDQGSPSQTRGNSLGSTTATSREVSKICFPRCGQGEKKSLQIKEFMWCKEDWATPEALRGKDPRSPSRGPSISDSLTSRALLVLPPLKASLPNGLDVLGKKSKNFLQPEEKVLSVEKDECVACAYGLKTVDGKGEKRPIELANHLKVNDTLPFPPRVAPTSLLAHQERCCLHWSLLPEKNLVCPPDPSNVRYLATVRLLQKHGVQNYKAKFKAREPRPPVNTQKCILTEAKQEHRPQTLETKVFPRTLLPSLTVSRVVIPVSAHRLL; encoded by the exons ATGGatctctgtcagaaaaatgaGACGGAATcagaaaatagtgaaaataatgaaattcacAGCCCAGAAGAAACAGAATTAACCTATACTTGCCCGGATGAAAGAAGTGAAAAGAATCATGTTTGTTGTCTTCTCAGTATCAGTGACATTACGCTTGAACAAGATGAAAAAGCCATGGAATCTGTCATTGGAACGGGGTGGGAAGAAGCT GTCCAAGGCTGGGGAAGGACTTCTCCAACTGCCTGCATCTGGCCCAGGAAGAAGCTTAAAAAGGCGAGGGTGGGAGAAGGTGCCGGTAGCTGCTTACTCTGTGGCAGTCTCTCCCAAGGGAGCGCTGAGGCCAGGCCTCAGGTGGAGGCGGAGAAGTTGGGGTCAGGGGCTCCTGCTGAGGTGGGTCTGGAGAAGGATCAAGGCAGCCCCTCCCAGACTCGGGGAAACTCTCTGGGCTCCACCACCGCCACCTCCAGGGAGGTTAGCAAGATCTGCTTTCCTCGCTGCggtcagggagagaaaaagagtctGCAAATAAAGGAGTTTATGTGGTGCAAGGAAGACTGGGCCACCCCTGAGGCTCTTAGGGGCAAGGACCCCAGAAGCCCCAGCAGAGGTCCCTCCATCTCAGACTCCTTGACTTCCAGGGCCCTTTTAGTTCTGCCTCCCCTGAAGGCTTCACTCCCAAATGGCTTGGATGTTCTGGGTAAGAAGAGTAAGAACTTCTTGCAGCCGGAGGAGAAGGTGCTGAGTGTGGAAAAGGATGAGTGTGTGGCTTGTGCATATGGGTTGAAAACAGTTGATGGGAAAGGTGAAAAGAGACCCATTGAGCTGGCCAATCACCTCAAGGTCAATGACACACTGCCTTTTCCTCCCCGGGTGGCCCCGACATCCCTGCTGGCGCATCAGGAGCGGTGCTGCCTGCACTGGTCCCTCCTGCCTGAGAAAAACCTGGTGTGCCCTCCTGACCCCAGCAACGTGCGCTATCTCGCCACCGTGCGGCTTTTGCAGAAACACGGAGTACAGAACTACAAAGCCAAATTCAAAGCCAGGGAGCCAAGGCCTCCCGTCAACACTCAAAAGTGCATTCTCACAGAGGCCAAGCAGGAACACAGGCCCCAAACGTTGGAG